A genomic stretch from Pseudomonas mendocina includes:
- a CDS encoding MAPEG family protein codes for MTIAYWCVLIAMILPYVSTITAKAIGGGFSPEHNRDPRALLDRLTGMARRAHNAQLNSFEVTPAFSAAVIIAHLAGNAEQMLIDQLAICFVINRLVYLICYLMDWAPLRSLVWFVGMGLIISLFVVSA; via the coding sequence ATGACCATCGCGTATTGGTGTGTGTTGATCGCAATGATTCTGCCGTATGTCTCGACCATCACTGCCAAGGCCATTGGTGGTGGCTTCAGCCCGGAACATAACCGTGATCCCCGTGCGCTGCTGGATCGGCTCACAGGCATGGCGCGACGCGCGCATAATGCCCAGCTCAACAGCTTTGAGGTGACACCGGCGTTTTCCGCAGCGGTGATCATTGCTCACTTGGCGGGTAACGCTGAGCAGATGCTGATTGATCAGTTGGCGATTTGCTTTGTGATCAACCGGCTGGTTTACCTGATCTGCTACCTGATGGACTGGGCACCATTGCGCTCACTGGTCTGGTTTGTCGGGATGGGGTTGATCATCAGTCTGTTTGTGGTCTCAGCCTAA
- the tkt gene encoding transketolase produces MPSRRERANAIRALSMDAVQKANSGHPGAPMGMADIAEVLWRDFLKHNPANPNFADRDRFVLSNGHGSMLIYSLLHLTGYDLSIEDLKNFRQLHSKTPGHPEYGYTPGVETTTGPLGQGIANAVGFALAEKVLAAQFNRDGHKIVDHFTYAFLGDGCMMEGISHEVCSLAGTLGLGKLVAFYDDNGISIDGEVHGWFTDDTPARFEAYGWQVIRNVDGHDAEEIKMAIETARATLDRPTLICCKTTIGFGSPNKQGKEECHGAPLGNDEIALTRATLGWNHGPFEIPADIYAEWDAKAAGSAAEADWNKRFDAYTAAFPELAAEYKRRISGELPADFAEKASAYIQEVAAKGETIASRKASQNTLNAFGPLLPEFLGGSADLAGSNLTLWKGCKGVSADDASGNYMFYGVREFGMSAIMNGVALHGGFVPYGATFLIFMEYARNAVRMSALMKQRVLYVFTHDSIGLGEDGPTHQPIEQLASLRGTPNLDTWRPCDAVESAVAWKHSIERKDGPSALIFSRQNLPHQSRDAQQLADIARGGYVLKDCEGEPELILIATGSEIGLAVQAYEQLTEQGRKVRVVSMPSTSVFDQQDAAYKQAVLPVQVGARIAIEASHADYWYKYVGLEGRIIGMTTFGESAPAAALFEEFGFTVGNVLETAAELLDA; encoded by the coding sequence ATGCCCAGCCGTCGTGAGCGTGCCAATGCTATTCGTGCCCTGAGCATGGATGCCGTGCAGAAAGCCAACAGCGGCCACCCGGGTGCCCCGATGGGCATGGCGGATATTGCCGAAGTGTTGTGGCGTGACTTCCTCAAGCACAACCCGGCCAACCCGAACTTCGCTGACCGCGACCGCTTTGTGCTGTCCAACGGCCACGGTTCGATGCTGATTTATTCGCTGCTGCACCTCACAGGTTACGACCTGAGCATCGAAGATCTGAAGAACTTCCGTCAGCTGCACAGCAAGACCCCAGGTCACCCGGAATACGGCTATACCCCAGGCGTTGAGACCACTACTGGCCCGCTGGGTCAGGGGATCGCTAACGCAGTGGGTTTTGCTTTGGCTGAGAAGGTGCTGGCTGCGCAGTTCAACCGCGATGGCCATAAGATCGTTGACCACTTCACCTATGCCTTCTTGGGCGACGGTTGCATGATGGAAGGCATCAGCCACGAAGTCTGCTCCCTGGCTGGCACGCTGGGCCTGGGCAAGCTGGTGGCGTTCTATGATGACAACGGCATTTCCATCGACGGTGAAGTGCATGGCTGGTTCACTGATGACACCCCGGCACGTTTTGAAGCATACGGCTGGCAAGTCATCCGCAATGTTGATGGACATGACGCCGAAGAAATCAAAATGGCTATCGAGACCGCCCGTGCAACCCTCGATCGTCCAACGCTGATCTGCTGCAAAACCACCATTGGTTTTGGTTCGCCGAACAAGCAGGGTAAGGAAGAGTGCCACGGTGCTCCACTGGGTAATGACGAAATCGCCCTGACCCGCGCCACCCTGGGATGGAACCACGGGCCGTTTGAAATTCCGGCTGACATCTATGCTGAGTGGGATGCCAAGGCTGCGGGTTCTGCCGCTGAAGCTGATTGGAACAAACGCTTTGACGCTTATACCGCTGCTTTCCCTGAGCTGGCTGCTGAATACAAGCGCCGTATCAGTGGCGAGCTGCCGGCTGACTTCGCTGAGAAAGCCTCTGCTTATATTCAGGAAGTTGCTGCTAAAGGCGAAACCATCGCCAGCCGTAAAGCCAGCCAGAACACACTGAATGCCTTCGGCCCGCTGCTGCCTGAATTCCTTGGCGGCTCTGCCGACCTAGCCGGCTCCAACCTGACCCTGTGGAAAGGTTGCAAAGGTGTATCCGCAGACGATGCGTCCGGTAACTACATGTTCTACGGTGTGCGTGAGTTCGGCATGAGCGCGATCATGAACGGCGTGGCTCTGCACGGCGGCTTTGTGCCGTACGGCGCAACCTTCCTGATCTTCATGGAATACGCCCGTAACGCCGTGCGCATGTCCGCGTTGATGAAGCAGCGCGTGCTGTACGTGTTCACCCACGACTCCATCGGCCTGGGCGAAGATGGTCCGACTCACCAACCGATCGAGCAGCTAGCCAGCCTACGCGGCACGCCGAATCTCGACACATGGCGCCCATGTGACGCCGTTGAGTCGGCTGTGGCGTGGAAACACTCCATTGAGCGTAAAGATGGTCCAAGCGCGCTGATCTTCAGTCGCCAAAACTTGCCGCACCAGAGCCGTGACGCCCAGCAACTGGCCGACATCGCTCGCGGCGGTTATGTGCTGAAAGACTGCGAAGGCGAGCCGGAACTGATCCTGATCGCTACAGGCTCAGAAATTGGTCTGGCGGTTCAGGCTTACGAACAGCTCACTGAGCAGGGCCGTAAGGTTCGCGTCGTGTCGATGCCGTCCACTTCCGTCTTCGATCAGCAAGATGCAGCTTACAAACAAGCTGTTCTGCCGGTTCAGGTAGGTGCACGTATCGCCATCGAAGCCTCCCATGCCGACTACTGGTACAAGTATGTGGGCCTGGAAGGCCGCATCATCGGTATGACCACCTTTGGTGAGTCTGCTCCTGCTGCTGCGTTGTTCGAAGAGTTCGGCTTCACCGTCGGCAACGTCCTGGAAACCGCAGCGGAGCTGCTGGACGCCTGA
- the epd gene encoding erythrose-4-phosphate dehydrogenase — translation MSLRPFRVALNGYGRIGRCVLRALHERGAGARLEIVALNDLADQASIEYLTRFDSTHGRFPGQVSVDGDCLHINGGCVKVLREATPEAIDWQALEIDLLLECSGQYTNRAQAERFLRAGAPKVLLSQPMASEADVDATIVYGVNQSLLSGEERLVSNASCTTNCSVPLLKLLNETVGIDYVTITTIHSAMNDQPVIDAYHHEDLRRTRSAFQSVIPVSTGLARGIERLLPELNGRVQAKAIRVPTVNVSCLDITLQTRRDTTAEEINRILRTAAEAGPLKGLLAYTELPHASCDFNHDPHSAIVDGSQTLVSGPRLVNLLAWFDNEWGFANRMLDVAEHFLAVSTQSSTTSPVKD, via the coding sequence ATGTCCCTACGCCCATTTCGCGTTGCCCTTAATGGTTACGGTCGCATTGGTCGCTGCGTATTACGCGCCCTGCACGAGCGAGGCGCAGGGGCGCGTCTTGAGATTGTGGCTCTCAATGATCTGGCCGATCAGGCTAGTATCGAATACCTGACTCGTTTTGATTCGACCCACGGCCGGTTTCCTGGCCAAGTGAGTGTCGATGGTGACTGCCTGCATATCAATGGCGGTTGCGTGAAGGTGTTGCGTGAAGCCACGCCGGAAGCCATTGACTGGCAGGCGCTGGAAATTGATCTGCTGCTTGAGTGCTCAGGACAGTACACCAACCGTGCTCAGGCGGAGCGCTTTCTGCGTGCGGGAGCGCCTAAAGTGTTGCTTTCACAGCCGATGGCCAGTGAGGCGGATGTTGATGCCACAATCGTCTATGGCGTTAACCAGTCCTTGCTGTCTGGTGAAGAGCGGCTGGTGTCCAATGCTTCTTGCACCACCAATTGCAGTGTGCCGCTGCTGAAGTTGCTGAATGAAACCGTTGGGATCGACTATGTGACGATCACCACGATTCACTCGGCGATGAATGACCAGCCGGTGATTGATGCCTATCACCACGAAGACTTGCGCCGGACTCGCTCGGCATTCCAGTCGGTTATTCCGGTTTCAACCGGCTTGGCTCGTGGGATTGAGCGCTTGCTGCCAGAGCTAAATGGCCGCGTGCAGGCTAAAGCGATTCGTGTGCCGACGGTTAATGTGTCTTGTCTGGATATCACCTTGCAGACACGCCGTGACACCACTGCCGAAGAGATCAATCGTATTTTGCGTACGGCAGCTGAAGCCGGTCCTCTTAAGGGCTTGCTGGCCTACACCGAGCTGCCTCACGCCAGCTGTGACTTCAATCATGACCCGCATTCGGCCATTGTCGACGGCAGCCAGACCCTGGTATCAGGCCCGCGCCTGGTCAACCTGCTGGCCTGGTTCGACAACGAATGGGGTTTTGCCAACCGCATGCTTGATGTCGCTGAGCATTTTCTTGCTGTATCCACCCAATCCAGTACAACCAGCCCCGTGAAGGACTGA
- the metK gene encoding methionine adenosyltransferase — MSEYSLFTSESVSEGHPDKIADQISDAVLDAIIAQDKHARVACETMVKTGVAIVSGEVTTSAWVDLEEIARRVICDIGYTSSDVGFDGATCGIINIIGKQSPDINQGVDRAKPEDQGAGDQGLMFGYASNETDVLMPAPIVFSHRLVERQAEARKNGLLPWLRPDAKSQVTCRYDGGKVVGIDAVVLSTQHNPDISQSDLKEAVMELIVKHTLPAELLHKDTQFHINPTGKFVIGGPVGDCGLTGRKIIVDSYGGMARHGGGAFSGKDPSKVDRSAAYAGRYVAKNIVAAGLAERCEIQVSYAIGVAQPTSISINTFGTNKVSEDVIIKLVREVFDLRPYAITRMLDLLHPMYQETAAYGHFGRTPEQKTVGDDTFTTFTWEKTDKAEALRAAAGL, encoded by the coding sequence ATGAGCGAATACTCCCTTTTTACCTCAGAGTCCGTATCCGAAGGCCATCCGGACAAGATCGCCGACCAAATCTCCGATGCCGTGCTTGACGCCATCATCGCTCAGGACAAACACGCCCGTGTTGCCTGCGAAACCATGGTGAAAACCGGCGTCGCCATCGTCTCCGGCGAAGTGACCACCAGCGCCTGGGTTGACCTTGAAGAAATCGCCCGCCGCGTGATCTGCGACATCGGCTACACCTCCAGTGACGTCGGCTTTGACGGCGCCACCTGCGGCATCATCAACATCATCGGCAAGCAATCCCCTGACATCAACCAAGGCGTTGACCGCGCCAAGCCGGAAGACCAAGGCGCCGGTGACCAAGGCCTGATGTTCGGCTACGCCAGCAACGAAACCGACGTGCTGATGCCTGCCCCGATCGTGTTCAGCCACCGCTTGGTTGAGCGTCAGGCAGAAGCCCGCAAAAACGGCCTGCTGCCATGGCTGCGCCCGGATGCAAAATCCCAGGTCACCTGCCGCTACGACGGCGGTAAAGTGGTCGGCATCGACGCGGTTGTTCTGTCCACCCAGCACAACCCGGACATCAGCCAGAGCGACCTGAAAGAAGCGGTGATGGAGCTGATCGTCAAGCACACCCTGCCTGCCGAGCTGCTGCACAAAGACACCCAGTTCCACATCAACCCGACTGGCAAGTTCGTTATCGGCGGCCCGGTGGGTGACTGTGGTCTGACTGGCCGCAAGATCATCGTGGACTCCTACGGCGGCATGGCCCGTCACGGTGGCGGCGCGTTCTCCGGCAAAGACCCATCCAAGGTTGACCGCTCTGCCGCTTACGCTGGCCGTTACGTTGCCAAGAACATTGTCGCTGCTGGCCTGGCCGAGCGCTGTGAAATCCAGGTGTCCTACGCCATCGGCGTGGCTCAGCCGACCTCGATCTCGATCAACACCTTCGGCACCAACAAAGTATCTGAAGACGTGATCATCAAGCTGGTTCGTGAAGTCTTCGACCTGCGCCCCTACGCGATCACCCGCATGCTCGACCTGCTGCACCCGATGTATCAGGAAACGGCTGCCTACGGTCACTTCGGTCGCACACCGGAGCAGAAGACAGTGGGCGACGACACCTTCACCACGTTCACTTGGGAAAAAACCGACAAAGCAGAAGCCCTACGCGCTGCCGCTGGTCTGTAA
- a CDS encoding metalloregulator ArsR/SmtB family transcription factor → MNMRASELIFDPVDTLAALCKASGDGLRLNILRALANDSFGVLELAQIFATGQSGISHHLKVLAQAGLVATRREGNAIFYRRALTQGEQPGSRLQAALLDEVDQLELPHDVQQRINAVHKQREAASQEFFARTAATFQAQQDLIAGLPQYRDSVLALLDSLDFSQDACALEIGPGDGGFLPELARRFRHVRALDNSPAMLELAQQRCTQDNLENVELLLADALHDDYSPADCVILNMVLHHFAAPAEALRQLAQRVTPGGSLLVTELCSHNQSWAREACGDLWLGFEQDDLARWATAAGLTPSESLYIGLRNGFQIQVRHFANPLTSLGPRASISGTQQETQR, encoded by the coding sequence ATGAACATGCGCGCTTCCGAACTGATATTCGACCCCGTCGACACCCTGGCCGCCCTGTGCAAGGCCAGCGGTGACGGACTGCGCCTGAACATTTTGCGTGCGCTGGCTAACGACTCCTTTGGCGTACTTGAGCTGGCACAGATTTTCGCCACTGGCCAGTCGGGCATCAGCCACCACCTTAAGGTACTGGCTCAGGCTGGGCTTGTAGCGACCCGCCGCGAAGGCAATGCGATCTTCTACCGCCGGGCGTTGACCCAAGGTGAGCAACCCGGAAGCCGCCTGCAGGCTGCCCTGCTAGACGAAGTCGATCAACTCGAACTCCCCCACGACGTGCAGCAACGTATTAACGCCGTACACAAACAACGTGAGGCCGCCAGTCAGGAGTTTTTTGCTCGCACCGCAGCAACCTTCCAAGCCCAGCAGGACCTGATCGCTGGCCTGCCACAATACCGTGACAGCGTATTGGCCCTGCTCGATTCACTCGACTTCAGCCAAGACGCCTGCGCTTTGGAAATTGGCCCCGGCGATGGCGGTTTCCTCCCGGAGCTGGCTCGCCGCTTTAGGCACGTGCGAGCACTCGACAACAGTCCAGCCATGCTTGAACTGGCCCAGCAGCGCTGCACACAAGACAACCTTGAGAATGTCGAGCTGCTGCTGGCCGATGCCCTGCACGACGACTACAGCCCGGCAGACTGCGTAATACTCAACATGGTGCTGCATCACTTTGCAGCGCCCGCCGAAGCACTGCGGCAATTGGCACAACGGGTAACGCCTGGCGGCAGCCTGCTGGTTACCGAATTGTGCAGCCATAATCAGAGCTGGGCCCGCGAGGCCTGCGGTGATCTTTGGCTAGGCTTTGAACAAGACGACTTGGCGCGCTGGGCGACAGCCGCCGGGCTTACACCAAGCGAAAGCCTTTACATCGGGCTACGCAACGGATTTCAGATTCAGGTTCGGCACTTCGCCAACCCACTCACTTCACTTGGCCCAAGGGCATCCATCAGCGGAACACAACAGGAAACCCAGCGATGA
- a CDS encoding phosphoglycerate kinase has product MTVLKMTDLDLAGKRVLIREDLNVPVKDGVVKSDARILASLPTIKLALEKGAAVLVCSHLGRPEEGIYSEADSLKPVADYLSKALGREVPLVKDYLDGVEVKAGELVLLENVRFNKGEKKNTDELAQQYAALCDVFVMDAFGTAHRAQGSTHGVAKFAQVACAGPLLAAELEALGKALDKPARPTLAIVAGSKVSTKLDVLNSLAEICDQLIVGGGIANTFLAAAGYPVGKSLYEADLVDTAKAIAAKVSVPLPVDVVVAKAFAEDAEATVKSVRDVAEDDMILDIGPQTAAQFAEMLKASQTILWNGPVGVFEFDQFGNGTKALALAIAESSAFSIAGGGDTLAAIDKYGVAEQISYISTGGGAFLEFVEGKVLPAVEVLEQCAQA; this is encoded by the coding sequence ATGACCGTTCTGAAGATGACCGACCTCGACCTCGCCGGTAAGCGCGTGCTGATCCGCGAAGACCTCAACGTGCCGGTAAAAGACGGCGTGGTGAAGAGCGACGCGCGCATCCTCGCCTCTCTGCCGACCATTAAACTGGCCCTGGAAAAAGGTGCAGCAGTTCTGGTCTGTTCCCACCTGGGGCGCCCGGAAGAAGGCATCTACAGCGAAGCTGACAGCCTTAAGCCAGTTGCCGACTACCTGAGTAAGGCGCTGGGCCGCGAAGTGCCGTTGGTCAAGGACTACCTGGATGGCGTTGAGGTTAAGGCCGGTGAGCTGGTGCTGCTGGAAAACGTCCGCTTCAACAAGGGCGAGAAAAAGAACACCGACGAGTTGGCGCAACAATACGCCGCGCTGTGTGACGTGTTTGTGATGGACGCTTTTGGTACCGCTCACCGCGCCCAAGGCTCGACCCACGGCGTGGCCAAGTTCGCTCAGGTTGCCTGTGCCGGTCCGCTGCTGGCCGCAGAGCTGGAGGCGCTGGGCAAGGCGCTGGACAAGCCGGCGCGCCCGACCCTGGCCATCGTCGCGGGTTCCAAGGTTTCCACCAAGCTGGACGTATTGAACTCACTGGCTGAGATCTGTGATCAACTGATCGTGGGTGGCGGTATTGCCAATACCTTCCTAGCGGCTGCTGGCTATCCGGTTGGCAAGTCGCTGTACGAGGCAGATTTGGTCGACACCGCTAAAGCCATCGCCGCCAAGGTCAGCGTGCCGCTGCCAGTGGATGTGGTTGTGGCCAAGGCCTTTGCCGAAGACGCAGAAGCTACCGTTAAGTCGGTGCGTGATGTGGCTGAAGACGACATGATCTTGGATATCGGCCCGCAGACTGCCGCTCAGTTTGCTGAGATGCTTAAGGCATCCCAGACTATTCTGTGGAATGGTCCGGTGGGTGTATTTGAGTTTGATCAGTTTGGTAACGGCACCAAGGCCCTGGCACTGGCTATCGCGGAAAGCTCTGCATTCTCCATTGCTGGCGGTGGCGACACGTTGGCGGCTATCGACAAGTACGGTGTAGCCGAGCAAATCAGTTATATCTCCACCGGTGGTGGTGCATTCCTTGAGTTTGTTGAGGGCAAGGTACTGCCTGCGGTTGAAGTGCTGGAGCAATGCGCTCAGGCCTGA
- a CDS encoding MliC family protein, translating to MRTIVLLLPLSLLAACSNQPEAVATDGWTRWVCETQVEVLWRYTNSQHEAIDMRLGGDDIVHRLRRQTSASGALYSDPLIAFHSKGDEAVIYRPTNKQVIGRFCKAP from the coding sequence ATGAGGACTATCGTGTTGCTGTTGCCATTGAGCCTGCTAGCGGCCTGCTCTAATCAGCCTGAAGCGGTAGCAACAGATGGATGGACACGATGGGTGTGTGAAACTCAGGTAGAGGTGCTTTGGCGCTATACCAACAGTCAGCACGAGGCGATTGATATGCGTTTGGGGGGCGATGACATTGTGCATCGCCTGCGCCGGCAGACCTCGGCCTCCGGAGCGCTGTACAGCGATCCGCTGATTGCGTTTCACAGCAAGGGAGATGAGGCGGTGATCTATCGCCCCACGAATAAGCAGGTAATCGGGCGTTTTTGTAAGGCGCCCTGA
- the ligB gene encoding NAD-dependent DNA ligase LigB: protein MRLTLLLLLVPNTLWAACPDWSELRATSELSSLSRQLSEWDDSYHRLGRSPVADELYDQAQNNLQHWRKCFPNSAFVEHNPLSTSAGKQPHPFPHTGLRKLPDEEAVQRWIANRNDLWIQPKVDGIAVTLVYRAGQLQQMISRGNGLSGQDWTAHARTIPTIPNQLNTQRDLTIQGELYWQRPNHIQHAHGGQGARSKIAGILNRKQIRQSDAAQIGLFIWEWPDGPESLPQRSQQLSELGFPDSKRLTVQVQSMEDIQYWREQWFNSPLPFASDGIVIRQSQRPAPARWKAEPASWAVAWKYPSTQALAVVQEVEFRIGRRGRITPRVRVEPVKLDDRRVEFVSIGSLKRWQAHDIRPGDQIIIQLSGLTIPTFKGMLWHTQQRAELEVPNARSFHSLSCWHPTPRTCITQFNARLDWLSSKNGLALPGVSSHTWEILLHAGLLDHLLSWMELSTEQLSKVAGITPEAANRLHGTFQQARSRSFHQWLTALGAPVHLPLNENWDTMAKRSVTDWQKETGASSKQARERHAFFNHEQTNYLREHLRANQIAGF from the coding sequence ATGAGATTGACCCTGTTACTCCTTCTCGTACCCAACACGCTCTGGGCTGCCTGCCCGGACTGGTCTGAACTCAGGGCTACGAGCGAACTCAGCTCACTGAGCAGGCAACTATCAGAATGGGATGACAGCTACCACCGCCTCGGCCGTTCTCCGGTTGCCGACGAGCTTTATGACCAAGCCCAAAACAACCTGCAACATTGGCGCAAGTGCTTCCCAAATAGCGCTTTCGTGGAGCACAACCCACTGAGCACCAGCGCAGGAAAACAGCCTCACCCCTTCCCCCACACAGGGCTGCGAAAGCTACCTGACGAAGAAGCCGTCCAACGCTGGATAGCCAACCGTAACGACCTGTGGATTCAGCCCAAAGTTGACGGAATAGCGGTCACCCTGGTTTACCGAGCAGGCCAATTGCAGCAAATGATCAGCCGCGGCAACGGCCTAAGCGGGCAGGACTGGACGGCACATGCGCGAACAATCCCAACCATCCCCAATCAACTCAACACACAACGTGACCTGACCATTCAGGGTGAGCTGTATTGGCAGCGCCCCAACCATATTCAACATGCACACGGCGGCCAGGGGGCACGCAGCAAAATTGCCGGCATCCTGAACAGAAAGCAGATCCGCCAGAGCGACGCTGCTCAGATCGGACTATTTATCTGGGAATGGCCTGATGGCCCCGAGAGCCTGCCCCAGCGCTCACAGCAACTGTCCGAGCTTGGCTTTCCCGACAGTAAACGCCTCACGGTACAGGTTCAAAGCATGGAAGATATCCAGTACTGGCGAGAGCAGTGGTTCAACAGCCCCTTGCCGTTTGCCAGCGACGGCATTGTCATCCGCCAGAGCCAACGCCCCGCTCCAGCGCGCTGGAAAGCTGAGCCTGCAAGCTGGGCCGTGGCGTGGAAATATCCAAGCACACAGGCACTGGCAGTCGTTCAAGAGGTTGAATTTCGCATAGGCCGACGCGGGCGCATAACTCCACGCGTGCGGGTCGAGCCGGTCAAACTGGATGACCGGCGCGTCGAATTCGTCAGCATTGGCTCATTGAAGCGCTGGCAAGCGCATGACATCCGCCCTGGCGACCAGATCATTATCCAACTGTCAGGACTGACCATCCCCACGTTCAAGGGCATGCTTTGGCACACCCAGCAGCGGGCGGAACTCGAAGTACCTAATGCCAGGAGCTTTCATTCACTCAGTTGCTGGCATCCCACCCCGCGCACCTGCATCACTCAGTTTAACGCCCGGCTAGATTGGCTCAGCAGCAAGAATGGCCTGGCTCTCCCTGGAGTCAGCAGCCACACCTGGGAAATACTTTTGCATGCGGGACTACTCGATCATCTGCTCAGCTGGATGGAGCTGAGCACCGAACAGCTCAGCAAGGTTGCTGGCATCACGCCTGAGGCCGCCAACAGGCTTCACGGCACCTTTCAGCAAGCGCGAAGCAGGTCGTTTCACCAGTGGCTCACAGCACTTGGAGCTCCCGTCCACCTTCCGCTCAATGAAAACTGGGACACGATGGCCAAACGCTCCGTAACAGACTGGCAAAAGGAAACCGGAGCCAGTTCAAAACAGGCCCGCGAACGCCATGCTTTTTTCAATCACGAACAAACCAACTACCTGCGCGAGCATTTGCGCGCGAACCAAATAGCTGGTTTTTAA
- the ahcY gene encoding adenosylhomocysteinase — translation MESFMSAAFTDYKVADISLADWGRKELIIAESEMPALMGLRRKYAASQPLKGAKILGCIHMTIQTGVLIETLIALGAEVRWSSCNIFSTQDQAAAAIAAAGIPVFAWKGETEEEYEWCIEQTILKDGQPWDANMVLDDGGDLTEILHKKYPQMLEKIHGITEETTTGVHRLLDMLKAGTLKVPAINVNDSVTKSKNDNKYGCRHSLNDAIKRGTDHLLSGKQALVIGYGDVGKGSAQSLRQEGMIVKVSEVDPICAMQACMDGFELVSPYKDGLNDGTEASVDAALLGKIDLIVTTTGNVNVCDANMLKALKKRAVVCNIGHFDNEIDTAFMRKNWAWEEVKPQVHKVHRTGAGSFDPQNDDYLILLAEGRLVNLGNATGHPSRIMDGSFANQVLAQIFLYEQKFADLSAEKKAERLTVEVLPKKLDEEVALEMVKGFGGVVTKLTKQQADYIGVTVEGPFKPETYRY, via the coding sequence ATGGAGAGCTTTATGAGCGCCGCTTTTACTGATTACAAAGTAGCTGACATTTCCCTGGCCGATTGGGGCCGTAAAGAGCTGATCATCGCCGAGTCGGAAATGCCAGCGCTGATGGGCCTGCGTCGCAAGTACGCAGCCAGCCAGCCGCTTAAAGGTGCAAAAATCCTCGGCTGCATCCACATGACCATCCAGACCGGTGTACTGATCGAAACCCTGATCGCACTAGGCGCAGAAGTGCGCTGGTCCAGCTGCAACATCTTCTCCACCCAAGACCAGGCCGCTGCGGCCATTGCAGCAGCCGGTATCCCGGTATTCGCTTGGAAAGGCGAGACTGAAGAAGAGTACGAGTGGTGCATCGAGCAGACCATCCTCAAGGATGGCCAGCCATGGGATGCCAACATGGTGCTGGACGACGGCGGCGACCTGACCGAAATCCTGCACAAGAAGTACCCGCAGATGCTGGAAAAAATCCACGGCATCACCGAAGAAACCACCACGGGCGTACACCGCCTGCTCGACATGCTGAAAGCTGGCACCCTCAAAGTCCCGGCAATCAACGTCAACGACTCAGTAACCAAGAGCAAGAACGACAACAAGTACGGCTGCCGTCACAGCCTGAACGACGCCATCAAACGTGGTACCGACCACCTGCTGTCTGGTAAACAAGCTCTGGTCATCGGCTACGGCGACGTAGGTAAGGGCTCTGCACAATCCCTGCGCCAAGAAGGCATGATCGTTAAAGTGTCCGAAGTAGACCCGATCTGCGCTATGCAGGCCTGCATGGACGGCTTTGAGCTGGTTTCCCCATACAAAGACGGCCTCAATGACGGTACAGAAGCCAGTGTTGATGCAGCACTGCTGGGCAAAATCGACCTGATCGTCACCACTACAGGTAACGTCAACGTCTGCGATGCCAACATGCTCAAAGCCCTGAAGAAGCGTGCAGTCGTGTGCAACATCGGTCACTTCGATAACGAAATCGACACTGCTTTCATGCGCAAGAACTGGGCATGGGAAGAAGTGAAGCCGCAGGTGCACAAAGTCCACCGTACTGGTGCAGGCAGCTTCGACCCACAAAACGATGATTACCTGATCCTCCTGGCCGAAGGCCGTCTGGTGAACCTGGGCAACGCCACTGGCCACCCAAGCCGTATCATGGACGGTTCCTTCGCCAACCAAGTGCTGGCTCAAATCTTCCTGTACGAGCAGAAATTCGCTGACCTGTCGGCTGAGAAAAAAGCCGAGCGTCTGACAGTTGAAGTTCTGCCGAAGAAACTCGACGAAGAAGTAGCCCTGGAAATGGTGAAAGGCTTTGGCGGCGTGGTCACCAAACTGACCAAGCAGCAGGCTGATTACATCGGCGTAACCGTCGAAGGCCCATTCAAGCCAGAGACCTACCGCTACTGA
- a CDS encoding cytochrome c has protein sequence MKFKSLIALTAVLTLTACGGVDPNSPQGQRQAIFKEMLKVSENLGGMLRGRIAFDETRFAEGAVQLDKLSHEPWKHFPQVREEGGDTRAKDDVWQRQERFQELARNMEASTAELVAATQNKPLREQALVAPVKRVEDACKACHEEFRAY, from the coding sequence ATGAAATTTAAAAGCCTGATTGCTCTGACTGCTGTTCTGACTCTGACCGCATGCGGCGGTGTTGACCCCAATTCCCCTCAAGGGCAGCGCCAAGCCATCTTCAAGGAGATGCTTAAGGTCAGTGAAAATCTGGGGGGCATGCTGCGGGGCCGCATAGCCTTTGATGAAACGCGTTTCGCTGAAGGTGCGGTGCAGCTGGATAAGCTGAGTCATGAGCCTTGGAAGCACTTCCCGCAAGTGCGGGAAGAGGGTGGCGATACTCGGGCTAAGGATGACGTATGGCAGCGTCAGGAGCGTTTCCAAGAGCTGGCCCGTAACATGGAGGCCAGTACAGCAGAGCTGGTTGCCGCCACTCAGAACAAGCCTTTGCGGGAGCAGGCTCTGGTTGCTCCGGTTAAGCGGGTTGAGGATGCGTGCAAGGCTTGTCACGAAGAGTTTCGCGCTTACTGA